A window of the Elusimicrobiota bacterium genome harbors these coding sequences:
- the folK gene encoding 2-amino-4-hydroxy-6-hydroxymethyldihydropteridine diphosphokinase → MTIVFIGLGSNKGNRKKNILSAIELLKKNGQKILKKSSIYETKPYGYKKQKKFLNAVVKLKTNLSPLALLKLCKKVETAIGRTNSFRWGPREIDLDILFYGKKVYRNQYLTIPHLDLHNRTFVLQPLTEIAPNFVHPVVKKQIKRLCSPPTC, encoded by the coding sequence ATGACAATTGTTTTTATCGGGTTAGGTTCTAACAAAGGCAACAGGAAAAAGAATATTTTAAGCGCTATAGAACTTCTAAAAAAGAATGGGCAGAAAATACTGAAAAAATCGTCAATATACGAGACAAAACCATATGGTTACAAAAAACAAAAAAAATTTTTGAACGCCGTTGTGAAACTGAAAACGAATTTATCACCATTAGCACTTTTAAAACTCTGTAAAAAAGTTGAAACCGCAATTGGTAGAACCAATAGTTTCAGATGGGGACCGCGTGAAATAGACCTTGATATTTTGTTTTATGGTAAAAAGGTTTATAGAAATCAATATCTTACAATCCCGCATTTGGATTTGCATAATAGAACATTTGTTCTACAACCACTGACGGAAATTGCGCCCAATTTTGTTCATCCTGTAGTTAAAAAACAAATCAAAAGATTATGTTCGCCACCAACCTGCTAA
- a CDS encoding sensor domain-containing diguanylate cyclase gives MFATNLLNIFIIIFATSSISYLLWRLLGYFKRKAKELERLNTDLQLIQNISKEITSTLEMRELLPQIMNAFAKAVNVTKGSIMLLNEETQILEIKYGLGLSARAYEVVRPKLAEGIAGIVAATCEPYLIIPDTTKSSEYVDFVSDPKKTRPKETLLCLPLAFKGHVLGVVSLDKKVGGKNFSEYDIKIGSILANQVAVAIQNAKSYENAITDGLTALYIHKYFHHRLEKEMERARRFEHVLSLIMFDIDHFKSFNDTYGHQIGDAALVHLSRLLKKTMRSTDILARYGGEEFAVILVPDPKIEQTTEMVKNIAERLRCNVENTPLEINNKKLKITISIGVVSWYGEKKIDKDKLIKQADDALYKAKREGRNRVRVYNEDFI, from the coding sequence ATGTTCGCCACCAACCTGCTAAATATCTTTATTATTATCTTTGCAACATCCTCAATCTCATATCTGTTATGGCGGTTACTTGGTTATTTCAAGCGAAAAGCAAAAGAACTTGAACGCCTCAATACCGATTTGCAATTAATACAGAACATATCCAAAGAAATAACCAGTACTCTTGAAATGAGAGAATTACTCCCACAGATAATGAATGCATTTGCGAAAGCAGTTAATGTCACCAAAGGTTCTATTATGCTTCTGAACGAAGAAACACAGATACTTGAGATAAAATACGGGCTTGGATTATCCGCACGAGCATATGAGGTTGTCCGTCCAAAACTTGCTGAAGGTATTGCCGGTATTGTTGCAGCGACTTGCGAACCTTATCTTATTATTCCTGATACTACTAAAAGTAGTGAATATGTAGATTTTGTATCTGACCCTAAAAAAACAAGGCCCAAAGAAACACTACTATGCTTACCACTTGCGTTTAAAGGGCATGTTTTAGGAGTTGTTTCACTTGACAAAAAAGTTGGTGGTAAAAATTTCTCAGAATATGATATCAAAATTGGTTCAATCCTCGCCAATCAAGTAGCGGTTGCTATACAGAATGCGAAATCATATGAGAATGCAATTACCGACGGACTGACAGCACTTTATATCCATAAATACTTTCATCATCGGCTTGAAAAGGAAATGGAACGGGCAAGAAGATTTGAACATGTGCTTTCGCTGATAATGTTTGATATTGACCATTTCAAAAGTTTTAATGATACTTACGGTCATCAAATAGGCGATGCTGCGCTGGTTCATCTGTCAAGATTATTAAAAAAAACTATGCGTTCAACTGATATTCTTGCTCGGTATGGTGGCGAAGAGTTTGCTGTAATACTTGTGCCGGACCCTAAAATTGAGCAGACAACGGAGATGGTGAAAAATATCGCAGAACGGTTAAGATGTAATGTTGAAAATACACCACTTGAGATAAACAACAAAAAACTCAAAATTACCATCAGTATCGGTGTAGTTTCGTGGTATGGCGAGAAAAAAATTGATAAAGATAAACTTATAAAACAGGCTGATGATGCACTCTATAAAGCGAAACGGGAAGGTAGGAATCGTGTCCGCGTATATAATGAAGATTTTATTTGA
- a CDS encoding aspartate aminotransferase family protein, translating to MNYFELEKKYIFQTYRRNPVLFVKGNGKYLWDDKGKKYLDFFSGLSVCSVGHCHPKVVNAIQNQSKKIIHTSNLYYTKPQIELAKMLSDISFGKNGKVFFSNSGAEANECAIKLARKFGSGKYEIIAFKNSFHGRTLATLSATGQKKFQKGFKPLLRGFRFAEFNSLGSVKKNITTKTCAIIVEPVQGEGGIYSAQKEFMLGLKKICNRNKLLLIFDEVQCGLGRTGKIFAYKNYGVEPDIITLAKSLGGGLPIAATIAKNSVAKTFSYSDHGSTFGGNPVCCAAAIEVLKIVSDKKLIANVRTLGNYFLSELKKLQNKHQIIKNVRGLGLMLGIELKTSGKEIVSKCLHHGLLINCTQDNILRFLPPLIVTKKDIDTAISILDGVVGI from the coding sequence ATGAATTATTTCGAGTTAGAGAAGAAGTATATTTTTCAAACCTATAGACGAAATCCGGTTTTGTTTGTCAAAGGGAATGGTAAGTATTTATGGGATGATAAAGGAAAGAAATATCTTGATTTTTTTTCAGGGCTTTCAGTCTGTTCTGTCGGTCATTGTCATCCAAAAGTTGTTAATGCAATTCAAAACCAGAGTAAAAAAATTATCCATACATCAAATCTTTATTACACAAAACCACAGATAGAACTTGCAAAAATGCTGTCTGATATATCTTTCGGTAAGAATGGGAAAGTGTTCTTTTCTAATTCAGGTGCTGAAGCAAATGAATGTGCAATAAAATTAGCAAGAAAATTCGGTAGTGGAAAATATGAAATTATAGCATTCAAGAACTCATTTCACGGCAGAACTCTAGCAACACTTTCAGCGACAGGTCAGAAAAAATTCCAGAAAGGGTTTAAGCCGCTTCTGCGGGGTTTCAGGTTTGCAGAATTTAATAGTTTAGGGTCGGTGAAAAAAAATATAACAACAAAAACATGTGCAATTATTGTTGAACCAGTTCAAGGTGAAGGTGGTATCTATTCTGCCCAGAAAGAGTTTATGCTCGGGTTAAAAAAAATTTGTAATAGAAACAAATTACTTTTGATTTTTGATGAAGTCCAATGTGGACTTGGCAGAACTGGCAAAATTTTTGCGTATAAAAATTATGGTGTTGAACCGGATATAATAACACTTGCTAAATCGCTTGGTGGTGGACTCCCGATTGCTGCAACAATTGCCAAAAATAGTGTTGCCAAAACATTCAGTTATAGTGACCACGGCTCTACTTTTGGCGGGAATCCTGTCTGCTGTGCTGCTGCAATTGAGGTGCTTAAAATTGTCAGCGATAAAAAATTGATTGCAAATGTTAGAACACTCGGAAATTATTTTTTGTCAGAATTAAAAAAACTCCAGAATAAACATCAAATTATCAAAAATGTCAGAGGTCTTGGCTTAATGCTCGGTATAGAACTGAAAACCAGCGGCAAAGAAATTGTAAGCAAATGCTTACATCACGGGCTACTTATAAACTGTACACAGGATAATATTTTGAGATTTCTGCCACCGCTTATAGTTACAAAAAAAGATATAGATACAGCGATTTCTATTCTTGACGGTGTAGTCGGCATTTAG